The following coding sequences are from one Trichocoleus sp. window:
- a CDS encoding pyridoxal phosphate-dependent aminotransferase, with translation MNQESLRMQVVQSPIIPIVGELIRNHPGTISLGQGVVYYGPPAQAIEQISEFLAHPNNHKYQSIEGIPSLQEAIKTKLKTDNHIAITEANRIVVTAGSNMGFMNALLAIADPGDEVILQTPYYFNHEMAIMMANCHPVMVPTDENYQLSVERIKQAITPKTKAIVTISPNNPTGAVYPEAALREVNAICRERGIYHITDEAYEYFTYDGVSHFSPGSIPDSEPYTISLFSLSKAYGFASWRIGYMVIPEHLYTAVKKIQDTIVICASVVSQYAAVGALQVGADYCREKLATIAQVRQICLKELSTIQDICTIPPATGAFYFLLKLHTPLIPMTVIEQLVKEYQVAALPGSAFGLTDGCYLRIGYGALQPKTAAEGMRRLVQGIRAIVG, from the coding sequence ATGAACCAGGAATCTTTGCGAATGCAGGTCGTTCAGTCTCCCATCATTCCGATCGTTGGGGAACTGATTCGCAATCATCCGGGCACTATTTCACTCGGTCAGGGTGTGGTGTATTATGGGCCACCAGCGCAGGCGATCGAACAGATCAGCGAATTTTTGGCTCATCCTAATAATCATAAGTATCAATCGATCGAGGGGATTCCATCGCTTCAGGAAGCCATCAAAACCAAACTAAAAACTGATAATCATATTGCAATTACTGAGGCAAATCGGATTGTTGTCACCGCAGGCAGCAATATGGGATTTATGAATGCGCTGCTAGCGATCGCTGATCCAGGTGATGAAGTGATTTTGCAAACGCCTTATTACTTCAACCATGAAATGGCGATTATGATGGCAAACTGTCATCCAGTGATGGTTCCTACTGATGAAAACTATCAGCTTTCGGTCGAGCGGATCAAACAAGCCATTACGCCGAAGACTAAAGCGATCGTTACCATCTCACCGAACAACCCAACAGGAGCCGTTTATCCAGAAGCTGCTTTACGTGAAGTGAACGCAATCTGTCGAGAAAGAGGCATTTATCACATCACAGATGAAGCCTACGAGTATTTTACTTATGATGGCGTTTCTCATTTCTCTCCGGGTTCAATTCCTGATAGTGAGCCATATACAATCTCATTGTTTAGCTTGTCTAAAGCCTATGGTTTTGCAAGTTGGCGCATTGGCTATATGGTGATTCCAGAACATCTCTATACAGCGGTCAAAAAGATTCAGGATACGATCGTCATTTGCGCTTCTGTGGTTTCTCAGTATGCAGCAGTTGGAGCATTACAGGTCGGCGCAGATTATTGTCGAGAAAAGTTAGCAACAATTGCTCAAGTGCGTCAAATTTGCCTTAAGGAACTTTCTACAATTCAAGATATTTGTACGATTCCGCCAGCAACAGGAGCATTCTATTTTTTGCTGAAGTTACATACACCACTGATTCCTATGACTGTAATTGAGCAATTAGTGAAAGAGTATCAGGTGGCTGCGCTTCCCGGCTCTGCTTTTGGTTTAACCGATGGCTGTTATTTACGAATTGGTTATGGTGCACTGCAACCTAAAACTGCCGCTGAGGGAATGCGACGATTAGTCCAGGGAATTCGGGCGATCGTGGGGTAG
- a CDS encoding L,D-transpeptidase, with protein MVSLPRFLLRRSISVSTISASTIVGLALSLAIVTVPLIPASVQAYSSTTQAMSALKRTGTRWIEVNLSRQRLIAWEGRTPVYAVVISTGTSAHPTLPGAFEIQSKHRTTRMQGDDYDVPDVPYTMYYDGGYAIHGAYWHRSFGTPVSHGCVNVAVDHARWLFNWATIGTPVVVHR; from the coding sequence ATGGTATCCCTGCCTCGGTTTTTGTTGCGTCGATCGATTTCTGTCAGTACGATTTCTGCCAGTACAATTGTGGGTTTGGCGTTGAGTCTGGCGATCGTCACGGTTCCTCTGATTCCGGCTTCCGTTCAGGCATATAGTTCGACGACTCAAGCGATGTCTGCGCTTAAGCGAACCGGAACTCGCTGGATTGAAGTTAATCTCTCCCGCCAACGCTTGATTGCCTGGGAAGGACGGACTCCCGTTTATGCAGTTGTCATCTCTACTGGAACGAGCGCACACCCCACGCTTCCAGGCGCATTCGAGATCCAGTCAAAGCACCGCACCACGCGAATGCAGGGAGATGATTATGATGTGCCTGATGTGCCTTACACCATGTACTACGACGGTGGTTATGCCATTCACGGCGCATATTGGCATCGCAGTTTTGGCACGCCTGTCAGTCATGGCTGCGTCAATGTTGCAGTGGATCATGCTCGCTGGTTGTTTAACTGGGCAACGATCGGCACTCCAGTCGTGGTGCATCGTTAA
- a CDS encoding GH1 family beta-glucosidase, whose product MATFPTDFLWGAATASYQVEGAYQQDGKGLSIWDVYSHLPGTTYQGTNGDIAADHYNRYQEDVRLMAELGLRSYRFSIAWARIFPNGIGEINPEGIAFYNRLIDELLKYNIVPFATLYHWDLPQALQNIGGWENRDVADAFTTYARTCFEQFGDRVKYWITFNEVINFIMLGYRDGIHPPGVKDERRAVEVTHIVNVAHAKAVVEYRKLVYDKKILNGKIGIAHVLLPGFSISDQEEDIQAYENYEAMDHHWFYDPVLRGEYPQLMWEYYQNKWGAPTVLEDDWSLLKRAQIDFIGVNYYQSTFLAHNPMNGVGATALNTTGEKGSQKESGIPGLFKRVINPNIEYTDWDWAIYPEGLYEGMKRIQKRYGNIPIVITENGIGAKDPIAESGEILDSPRIEYLKQHILACQRAIDDGIPLFGYFAWSYIDLLSWLNGYQKQYGFVYVDREKALERRKKQSYFWYERVIQTNGEEL is encoded by the coding sequence ATGGCAACCTTTCCAACCGATTTCCTGTGGGGAGCCGCCACTGCATCCTATCAAGTTGAGGGAGCCTATCAACAGGATGGGAAAGGACTATCGATTTGGGATGTCTATTCTCATTTACCTGGCACAACTTATCAGGGAACAAACGGAGATATTGCTGCAGACCATTACAACCGATATCAGGAAGACGTTCGGTTAATGGCTGAACTGGGGCTGCGCTCTTACCGATTTTCGATCGCCTGGGCAAGAATTTTTCCGAACGGAATTGGAGAGATTAATCCCGAAGGAATTGCATTTTACAATCGCTTAATTGACGAGTTACTGAAATACAATATTGTCCCGTTTGCCACGCTTTATCACTGGGACTTGCCCCAGGCTTTACAAAACATTGGCGGTTGGGAGAATCGAGACGTTGCTGATGCATTCACCACCTATGCCAGAACTTGTTTTGAGCAGTTTGGTGATCGGGTCAAATACTGGATCACCTTCAATGAAGTGATTAATTTCATCATGCTCGGCTATCGGGATGGCATTCATCCGCCTGGAGTCAAGGATGAACGGAGAGCCGTTGAAGTGACCCATATTGTCAATGTTGCCCATGCAAAAGCAGTCGTTGAATATAGAAAATTAGTCTATGATAAAAAAATTCTAAACGGCAAGATTGGGATTGCCCATGTCCTGTTACCCGGATTTTCAATCAGTGATCAGGAGGAAGACATCCAGGCATACGAAAACTACGAAGCGATGGATCATCACTGGTTTTATGACCCTGTTCTGCGAGGAGAATATCCTCAGTTGATGTGGGAGTACTACCAAAATAAATGGGGTGCTCCGACGGTATTAGAGGATGACTGGTCGCTTTTGAAGCGAGCGCAGATTGACTTTATTGGAGTGAACTACTATCAGAGTACATTTCTGGCACACAACCCAATGAATGGAGTCGGTGCGACCGCGTTGAACACAACGGGTGAAAAAGGAAGCCAAAAAGAAAGTGGTATTCCCGGACTGTTCAAGAGAGTCATTAATCCTAATATTGAGTACACCGATTGGGACTGGGCGATCTATCCGGAAGGTCTATATGAAGGCATGAAACGGATTCAGAAAAGATATGGAAATATTCCAATCGTGATTACTGAAAATGGAATAGGAGCAAAAGATCCGATCGCCGAGAGTGGAGAGATTTTAGATTCTCCTCGGATTGAATACCTGAAGCAGCATATTCTTGCCTGTCAGCGGGCGATCGACGATGGCATTCCTTTGTTTGGCTACTTTGCCTGGTCTTATATTGATTTGTTGAGCTGGTTAAATGGCTACCAAAAACAGTATGGATTTGTTTATGTCGATCGAGAAAAAGCATTAGAGCGGCGGAAAAAACAAAGCTATTTTTGGTATGAAAGGGTGATTCAAACTAATGGAGAAGAACTTTAA